The Priestia aryabhattai genome contains a region encoding:
- the proB gene encoding glutamate 5-kinase, translating to MKRVNHRQELQNSKRIVVKVGTSTLTYDNGDINLARIEKLARVLSDLMNAGKEVVLVTSGAVQVGVKKLKLKEKPNSIREKQAAASVGQCELMHIYSKFFGEYSHIVGQVLLTKDVIEDEHVRNNVVNTFEKLIEDKVIPIVNENDTVAIDEIENIVRFGDNDNLSAIVSVLIHADLLVILSDIDGFFDSDPTKNPNSKLMKVIDGITPELENFAGDSGTDVGTGGMVTKLTAAKTATSAGVSLILANGKEPSILRDIIEGQEIGTLFLKQAEGVMK from the coding sequence ATGAAAAGAGTGAACCATCGTCAAGAGTTACAAAATAGCAAGCGTATTGTAGTCAAAGTAGGGACATCAACGTTGACCTATGATAATGGAGATATTAACTTAGCACGCATTGAAAAACTAGCGCGTGTTTTATCTGATTTAATGAATGCAGGAAAAGAAGTTGTGCTTGTTACATCAGGTGCCGTTCAAGTGGGAGTAAAAAAGCTCAAGTTAAAAGAAAAGCCAAATTCTATTCGAGAAAAACAAGCAGCAGCTTCTGTCGGGCAATGTGAGCTTATGCATATCTATAGTAAATTCTTTGGTGAGTACAGTCACATTGTTGGTCAAGTTCTGTTAACGAAAGATGTAATTGAAGATGAACATGTGCGCAATAATGTTGTCAACACGTTTGAAAAATTAATTGAAGACAAAGTCATTCCTATTGTGAATGAGAACGATACGGTTGCAATCGATGAGATTGAAAATATCGTGCGTTTTGGAGATAATGATAATTTATCTGCCATTGTTTCGGTTTTGATTCACGCAGATTTACTCGTTATTCTATCTGATATTGACGGTTTCTTTGATTCAGATCCCACAAAAAACCCTAACTCTAAATTAATGAAAGTAATAGATGGCATTACACCGGAACTTGAGAATTTTGCTGGAGATAGCGGAACTGATGTTGGAACAGGCGGGATGGTCACAAAGCTTACCGCTGCTAAAACAGCTACAAGTGCAGGCGTGAGCTTAATCTTAGCAAATGGTAAAGAGCCAAGTATTCTGCGAGATATTATTGAAGGCCAAGAAATTGGAACGTTATTCTTAAAACAAGCCGAAGGAGTAATGAAATGA